A region from the Tigriopus californicus strain San Diego chromosome 9, Tcal_SD_v2.1, whole genome shotgun sequence genome encodes:
- the LOC131887024 gene encoding uncharacterized protein LOC131887024, whose amino-acid sequence MVLCNAQIAVFLTLVVIHAQHVRGDCLSCDPVLEYCDRFESSCRSCEQLCRSGREFSECSTKCNAYLQDMLQGSTNLTRGEIQTIQILLGVITAVSLIVLILLITLIVLKCQRKKRQEKEVIPMSLFRSSSPASIHPGSHRTTTQGSPPTLNGGRSMQTVTTQLSEVDNSHNALPRRAHMNGGLRGSHSSVSYRTPGRLPSEDCVPIEEQDNGYDNRGLVPSPTTPTSPGSGSALPPISRPSLSKTNKNLYTISHSQVV is encoded by the coding sequence ATGGTTTTGTGCAATGCGCAGATCGCTGTGTTCTTGACTTTGGTTGTGATTCACGCCCAACATGTTAGGGGTGATTGTTTGAGTTGTGATCCCGTACTGGAATATTGTGATAGATTCGAGAGCTCGTGCCGTTCCTGTGAGCAATTGTGCCGTTCAGGGCGGGAATTCAGTGAATGCTCGACCAAGTGCAATGCATATCTTCAAGATATGCTCCAAGGCTCGACCAACCTCACTCGTGGAGAGatccaaaccattcaaatcTTACTAGGGGTCATCACAGCCGTCTCCCTGATCGTGCTGATCCTATTGATCACTCTCATTGTCCTGAAATGTCAGCGGAAGAAGAGACAAGAGAAAGAGGTCATTCCCATGAGCCTGTTTCGATCCTCTTCCCCGGCCTCGATTCATCCCGGATCTCATCGAACTACCACTCAAGGCAGTCCACCCACTCTAAATGGGGGGCGGAGCATGCAAACGGTTACGACCCAATTGAGTGAAGTGGACAACAGTCACAATGCTCTACCTCGACGAGCTCACATGAATGGAGGATTGAGGGGATCCCATTCATCGGTGAGTTACCGAACTCCCGGGCGCCTCCCATCCGAGGATTGTGTTCCAATCGAAGAACAAGACAATGGGTACGATAACAGAGGATTGGTGCCCTCGCCAACCACGCCTACTTCGCCAGGAAGTGGAAGTGCTCTCCCGCCAATTAGTCGGCCATCTTTGTCAAAAACGAACAAGAATTTGTACACCATATCACATTCTCAAGTGGTTTAG
- the LOC131887023 gene encoding uncharacterized protein LOC131887023 isoform X2, translating into MVPFRGRRTPPDDSCSSMISRGVFIAWAILICQVHFCYGHARLMDPPSRASMWRVGFDNPADFSDNEGFCGGFRHQHGSMEGKCGICGDPWDGPRDHEAPDGVFANGLITRTYQPGDDINVEVDVTANHKGHFVFKLCANNNLFSDPNQDCFDETVLEVLPHMEPQFNVTTDNTGTYALKLRLPANVTCKQCILQWTYTCGNNWGVCPDGTGALGCGPQEMFRACSDIAIEGTPVDNDNSISDEKEVSSLVSDDPGVSIHQGSTEENIQCWPVPPYDRVSGMTDWCEINCSHVPKFCPPSHCQCE; encoded by the exons ATGGTCCCTTTCAGAGGACGACGAACTCCTCCTGACGATTCATGTTCCTCAATGATCTCAAGAGGCGTTTTCATTGCTTGGGCCATCCTCATTTGCCAG GTGCATTTCTGCTATGGGCACGCCCGATTGATGGATCCCCCGTCCCGCGCTTCCATGTGGAGAGTCGGATTTGACAATCCAGCGGATTTCAGTGACAATGAAGGATTCTGTGGGGGCTTTCGG CATCAGCATGGTTCCATGGAAGGAAAGTGTGGGATTTGCGGGGACCCTTGGGACGGACCCAGAGATCACGAAGCGCCGGATGGGGTATTCGCCAATGGGCTCATCACTCGAACCTATCAGCCTGGAGACGATATCAATGTGGAGGTGGATGTCACCGCTAACCACAAAGGGCATTTCGTTTTCAAGCTTTGTGCCAATAATAACTTATTCTCGGATCCTAACCAGGATTGTTTCGACGA GACTGTGTTAGAAGTGTTGCCTCACATGGAACCACAGTTCAACGTCACCACCGACAACACTGGAACTTATGCGCTTAAACTAAGACTTCCAGCCAATGTCACATGCAAACAGTGCATTCTACAA TGGACGTATACTTGCGGTAATAATTGGGGAGTGTGCCCAGATGGAACTGGCGCTTTGGGTTGCGGTCCGCAGGAAATGTTCCGAGCTTGTTCCGACATCGCAATTGAAGGAACACCAGTCGACAATGACAACTCGATATCCGACGAGAAAGAAGTCAG CAGTTTGGTCTCGGATGATCCAGGGGTTTCCATTCATCAGGGATCAACTGAAGAGAACATCCAATGTTGGCCCGTTCCACCTTACGATCGGGTTTCTGGGATGACTGATTGGTGTGAGATCAATTGTTCGCATGTACCAAAATTTTGCCCGCCATCTCATTGCCAATGTGAATAG
- the LOC131887023 gene encoding uncharacterized protein LOC131887023 isoform X3, translating to MVPFRGRRTPPDDSCSSMISRGVFIAWAILICQVHFCYGHARLMDPPSRASMWRVGFDNPADFSDNEGFCGGFRHQHGSMEGKCGICGDPWDGPRDHEAPDGVFANGLITRTYQPGDDINVEVDVTANHKGHFVFKLCANNNLFSDPNQDCFDETVLEVLPHMEPQFNVTTDNTGTYALKLRLPANVTCKQCILQWTYTCGNNWGVCPDGTGALGCGPQEMFRACSDIAIEGTPVDNDNSISDEKEVSLVSDDPGVSIHQGSTEENIQCWPVPPYDRVSGMTDWCEINCSHVPKFCPPSHCQCE from the exons ATGGTCCCTTTCAGAGGACGACGAACTCCTCCTGACGATTCATGTTCCTCAATGATCTCAAGAGGCGTTTTCATTGCTTGGGCCATCCTCATTTGCCAG GTGCATTTCTGCTATGGGCACGCCCGATTGATGGATCCCCCGTCCCGCGCTTCCATGTGGAGAGTCGGATTTGACAATCCAGCGGATTTCAGTGACAATGAAGGATTCTGTGGGGGCTTTCGG CATCAGCATGGTTCCATGGAAGGAAAGTGTGGGATTTGCGGGGACCCTTGGGACGGACCCAGAGATCACGAAGCGCCGGATGGGGTATTCGCCAATGGGCTCATCACTCGAACCTATCAGCCTGGAGACGATATCAATGTGGAGGTGGATGTCACCGCTAACCACAAAGGGCATTTCGTTTTCAAGCTTTGTGCCAATAATAACTTATTCTCGGATCCTAACCAGGATTGTTTCGACGA GACTGTGTTAGAAGTGTTGCCTCACATGGAACCACAGTTCAACGTCACCACCGACAACACTGGAACTTATGCGCTTAAACTAAGACTTCCAGCCAATGTCACATGCAAACAGTGCATTCTACAA TGGACGTATACTTGCGGTAATAATTGGGGAGTGTGCCCAGATGGAACTGGCGCTTTGGGTTGCGGTCCGCAGGAAATGTTCCGAGCTTGTTCCGACATCGCAATTGAAGGAACACCAGTCGACAATGACAACTCGATATCCGACGAGAAAGAAGTCAG TTTGGTCTCGGATGATCCAGGGGTTTCCATTCATCAGGGATCAACTGAAGAGAACATCCAATGTTGGCCCGTTCCACCTTACGATCGGGTTTCTGGGATGACTGATTGGTGTGAGATCAATTGTTCGCATGTACCAAAATTTTGCCCGCCATCTCATTGCCAATGTGAATAG
- the LOC131887023 gene encoding uncharacterized protein LOC131887023 isoform X1, giving the protein MVPFRGRRTPPDDSCSSMISRGVFIAWAILICQVHFCYGHARLMDPPSRASMWRVGFDNPADFSDNEGFCGGFRHQHGSMEGKCGICGDPWDGPRDHEAPDGVFANGLITRTYQPGDDINVEVDVTANHKGHFVFKLCANNNLFSDPNQDCFDETVLEVLPHMEPQFNVTTDNTGTYALKLRLPANVTCKQCILQWTYTCGNNWGVCPDGTGALGCGPQEMFRACSDIAIEGTPVDNDNSISDEKEVSTSSPYKTTPRPLKWVGVKLPKSELLASKKRPRKRKRKNRKNRKRKKKNRSKKRKHRRKKGRRGRGRRRKSKSQHHPRRRKHGVISFEDPFQKFHYVLR; this is encoded by the exons ATGGTCCCTTTCAGAGGACGACGAACTCCTCCTGACGATTCATGTTCCTCAATGATCTCAAGAGGCGTTTTCATTGCTTGGGCCATCCTCATTTGCCAG GTGCATTTCTGCTATGGGCACGCCCGATTGATGGATCCCCCGTCCCGCGCTTCCATGTGGAGAGTCGGATTTGACAATCCAGCGGATTTCAGTGACAATGAAGGATTCTGTGGGGGCTTTCGG CATCAGCATGGTTCCATGGAAGGAAAGTGTGGGATTTGCGGGGACCCTTGGGACGGACCCAGAGATCACGAAGCGCCGGATGGGGTATTCGCCAATGGGCTCATCACTCGAACCTATCAGCCTGGAGACGATATCAATGTGGAGGTGGATGTCACCGCTAACCACAAAGGGCATTTCGTTTTCAAGCTTTGTGCCAATAATAACTTATTCTCGGATCCTAACCAGGATTGTTTCGACGA GACTGTGTTAGAAGTGTTGCCTCACATGGAACCACAGTTCAACGTCACCACCGACAACACTGGAACTTATGCGCTTAAACTAAGACTTCCAGCCAATGTCACATGCAAACAGTGCATTCTACAA TGGACGTATACTTGCGGTAATAATTGGGGAGTGTGCCCAGATGGAACTGGCGCTTTGGGTTGCGGTCCGCAGGAAATGTTCCGAGCTTGTTCCGACATCGCAATTGAAGGAACACCAGTCGACAATGACAACTCGATATCCGACGAGAAAGAAGTCAG TACATCCTCGCCGTACAAGACTACTCCCAGACCTCTAAAATGGGTGGGTGTGAAACTGCCCAAGTCTGAGCTGCTGGCCAGTAAGAAGCGACCTCGGAAAAGGAAACGAAAGAATCGGAAGAATCGAAAGCGTAAAAAGAAGAATCGATCGAAAAAGCGCAAACATCGAAGAAAGAAAGGCAGACGCGGAAGAGGCCGACGGAGGAAAAGCAAATCCCAGCACCACCctagaagaagaaaacacgG TGTCATAAGTTTTGAAGATCCATTCCAGAAGTTCCATTATGTGTTGAGGTGA